The Patescibacteria group bacterium DNA segment TTTTTGATCGCCAAAGCCAGCACCCGATAGCCCTCCATGCTCAATTGTTCGTAATACTTATTCGCCTTGATCCGCTCCTCTTCTATTAAAGGCTTGGTTTCTCCGTTATAAGAATAAGACGAGCAACAGGGGAATATTTCTTCCGGAGCGCCCTTGGTGATCATTGTCCGGCCGGCGGAATCCTCAACCACGACGCTGATTCTTTTTCTGATGAAATCAAAAGGTATTTCATCGATCTTGACATAGCGCCCGATATCGATCTTCTTGTATTCAACGACCGCCTTATCCAAAGGGTTCTCAATGCCGGTTTGATGATAACTGTTCAAGTAAGCGTATTCCAAAACTTTCTCCGAATTATTTCCCGACGAATCGACGTATTTTACCAGGGCGATCTTGCCTTCGGTCAAGGTCCCGGTCTTGTCGGTGCAAAGGATATCCATGCTGCCGAAATTGGGAATGGCCGAAAGCTTTTTGACGATCGCGCCCTGTTTGGCCATCTTAACCGCGCCGCGGGCCATAGTGATCGACATGATCATCGGCAGAAGCTCGGGCGTAATGCCGACCGCGATCGCCACTGAAAAAAGAAAAGATTCCAAAATCTTATGATGGATGATGGCGTTAAAAAGAAAAATGAACATGACCAAAAAAATGATCACCTTCATGATGAAAAAACCGAAATGAGTGATCCCCTCTTCGAATTCCGATTTTTCCGCCGGCCGGGCGAGCGAAATGGCGATCTTCCCGAACTCCGTCCGTCCGGCGATATTGATCACCACGGCTCGAGCTTGGCCGCTCACCACGTTCGTGCCGGCAAAAACAATATTATCAAGTTCGGTTAAAGAGTCGTTGCTATTGTCGATCGCCGAAGAATTTTTTTCCCGCGGGACTGATTCGCCGGTCAGCGCCGATTGATTGACGAAAAAATCTTTGGCGGAGATCACCCGGGCATCAGCCGGCACCAGATCCCCTGAATTGAGAAAGATGATATCGCCGGCGCAAATCTGCGCGACATTGATTTCCCTTTCTTTTCCGTCGCGGATGACCGCCGCCGTCGTCTTGACGGTTTCCAGCAATTTTTTCACGGCCTGGCCGGCATTATGCTCTTCGAAAAAATCCAGCACCGCGCTGGAAATGATCATTAAAACGATGATCGCGGCGGAAATGACTTCGCCGAAAAAAGCCGAAATGACCGAAGCGACAAACAGCAGGATAATCAGCGGACTTTTGAATTTGGAAAAAAACTCTTTGATCACGCTCGATTTTTTTTCTTTGACCAAAACATTTTCTCCGAATTGGCCGGTCCGGCAGCGAGCTTCCCTGTCAGTCAAGCCGTTTTCGCCGGTCTGGAAGCGCTTGAGCACTTCGCCGGCCGCCAGGCGGGAATATTCGAAAACGCTAAAACCATCCAGGTATTTTTCCGTACCGGTTTTGATCTTTGGCGGTTTGCATTTTTTAGCCATAGCTTATTTCCTGCGTCAACTATTGATTAACATTAATATTATACAATATATTTATAGGTTTGAAAAACGTCTTAGAACAAAGATCAAAGAACAAAAATCTTCATGGTTGCTTTGCTCTTTGTTCTATGCTCTCTGCTCTCTGTCGCGGTCTTGCTTTCCCCCCACTTCTATGCTAATATTTGGGCAGGTGATTATTTCAACTAGTTATCGAGTTTAAAATAGTTTGGAAAAGTTTAGAAGTTATCGAATAGATAAGCTATTAAGAAGTCACCAATCTAAGTCCGCCAACTGGCGGTCAAATTAAGCGGGACCTTAAAAATCCCCAAGACTAGAAAGGAAGGTGACTTACTTAAATGGCTTATCAAGATGATCGTCGCCCCATGGGTCCCAGACCGATGGTGGACATTTCCTCGCTGGGTATTACCTGCGCGGAATGCGGCGCCCCGATAGACAAATTGCCGTTCGAACCTACTAAAAAGGAAGACGGCACTTACGGCCGGCTCTATTGCTACGAATGCAATAAGGCCCGCATGAGAGATCGCGGTCCGAGAAGAGATTTTAGAAACTAATCTTTCTTCAAGATAAAAAAATCGCCCTTAACGGGGCGGTTTTTTGTTGGCAAGCAGCGCAAGACGAAATTAAAGTTGTAATATATAAAATTTACACTAAATTATTTTATTCTGCAAAAAGATCAGCCGCTCTTCCACCACGATCTTATGGCCGTAACAATTGCCCAAATTATACCTGTAATAATAAAAATTGCTCCGAATAACCATTGCATACCAAACCTAATACTATCATTTGCATTTGGAGGATTTGGAGAAGTAATCGTATTGACAAGACTTCCACAACTAGAAAGAAAAAGCAAAAAACCAAGAATAAGAAAAACGAAGGATATTACTATGTGTTTTTTTATTTTTTTGCTAGTAAATTCAACTCTTACTGGCACATATTCATTAACTAAGTCGTGCCCGCAAAAACGACAAACTTTGGCTTCAATTTTAATGTCCTCGGCACAATAAGGACATTTTTTTGTTTGTTCTTGATCCATATAATATAAAACAAATTAGTTAATTATTTTCCCTATAGCGCGCATTGGAAAATTTCCGTAATCACGCAGCGTAGAAGCCGTGCAAAATTGCGTTGTCCGAAGTCCGCTTCATTATTATAATTTTATAAATCAAGGCGGACGAGTATAGCAATTTTGCTAGGCTTCCTAGCGGAGTGATAGGAAATTTGTCCCTGCGCGCAGTTTTTTGCGCCACTTTTTTTAAAAAAAGTGGCAAAGATTTTTGATGATATTTTAATAATGTCAGGAATAGACCCACCCCGTCGCCGAGGCGGCGCCACCCCTCCCAAGAGGGGACTTTTTTTATTTGTAAAATTTTTTATTTTTTACTTATTACTTCTTGCTTCATCGCAATGTCCATCCCCCATCGACGACGATCACCTGTCCGGTGATGTAATTAAATTTTTCCGAAGCGAGAAAGACAACCGCGTTAGCAATATATTTTATTTATTCGAGAGATCGTTGATGAATTTGCGCGTGGCCTGATAAAAATTGCCGGTTCCCTTTTTCAATCCCAGCGGCTTCAAAATCTTATCAGAATTATTTTCCTGGAATTTGATCACTGCTTTGCGAGTAAGCGCGCCGAATAAAGCGGTTTCTTTGCCTGGCGAGCCAGCGCCGGATTTTGCCACGACATAACCATGGCTGTTGAGGAATTTTTGCAGATTTTTCACATCTTCGCCGCGGCTGCCAAGTTGTAAATTGCGGCTAAAGTTAATCTTGGCTGTTTTGCTCTTGGCCGCCGCGGGCTGGGCGCCGGCATTAGCATTGCCGGAGATGCCGGCATTCGCGGTATTATCAATGATCCCAAGTTTTTCTGTTTTCTTGGGTTCCGCGGAAACCATAGCGCTTAAAATAACGTCGGCCGAAATAAGGCCGGATGGCTGTCCCCAGGCATTATAAAACTTGGCGTAAACGGTATATTTGCCGTTAGAGCAAACTGAACCGCCGGTCAGGCCGGAACAAAGATCCCACAACTTGCTCGGCTGATACTCTTCCTGGCTGGCATTGGAAAAATCGCTCTTCGCGGAAATAGCCATTTTCTTAATCTCGCGGCCGGCGGAAAAATTCAAAGTGACCAGCCGGTTGGAAACGGCCGCCGCATTATTATTAATTACAATTTTTGCTTCATAAGAGCTGGGGGAAGGCGCGCTATAAGCCGAGGAAGACAACAGAGCGGCTTGAACGCTGGTAATGAATACGCCGCTTTTAGGTCCGGCGGTTGAAACAAGATTGCGCTCATCGGCCACATAGGCATAATAATTATGAGAAGTGCTTCCGTCGCTCGAGGCAACTTTATAGCTGCAGGAAGGGTTGGCGGAAATAGCGGTGGAATGGCACCATTCGCCGCCCGCTCCGCAACCGGTGCCGTTGAAGTCATTGGCCTTGCAAACATACAAAGCGACCAAACTCGACGATGCTTCCGTGTCCGGGTCAGAAGCGGTGGAAGAAAAAACTATTTCCTCATCGGCCTTTGACTCCGCGGTCGGCGCGGAAATAGCCGTAAAAGAAGGATCGTGATTGATTTTGAATGGCGAACCGTCTCCGCCCGAACCCTGCGAAGCGGACGAGCAGGCCGAATTAGCGCTATAATCACAAACAAAAGCGTACCAATCGCTGGATTCGCTATCGCCTGCTTGCGCGGCATAGGAACAAGAGGCGCTCGAACTGGCGGCAGTAGAACCGGAAACGCACCAAGTTTGACCGGAATCGCAAGTCGGCGCCGCATTGTTGTTAGCCGTAACCGAATCAGTCTTGCAAACCGCCAAATAATAATTATTCGTTTCTGAATCCGCGGCTGTGGCCGTGAAAGAAACATTATTTCCTTCGTTGACCGGCGTGGAAGTCGCGGAACTGTCAGCCGGATCAACGGCAAAAGTCGGCGAACTATTGGGAACAATGGAGAAAATAGCCCCGTAATCGGAAGCTCCGCCGCCTTCAGTCGTCCCGTAAAGCAGACCGCCGGAAAGAATAAGCGAGCCAAAAGGATTTGCTCCGTCGTTTGTGCCGCCAACGAATTTATAAAAAACGCTGTAATTTGTCCCGTTGGTATTGAGAGAAAAAACAACTCCGGAAT contains these protein-coding regions:
- the mgtA gene encoding magnesium-translocating P-type ATPase — its product is MAKKCKPPKIKTGTEKYLDGFSVFEYSRLAAGEVLKRFQTGENGLTDREARCRTGQFGENVLVKEKKSSVIKEFFSKFKSPLIILLFVASVISAFFGEVISAAIIVLMIISSAVLDFFEEHNAGQAVKKLLETVKTTAAVIRDGKEREINVAQICAGDIIFLNSGDLVPADARVISAKDFFVNQSALTGESVPREKNSSAIDNSNDSLTELDNIVFAGTNVVSGQARAVVINIAGRTEFGKIAISLARPAEKSEFEEGITHFGFFIMKVIIFLVMFIFLFNAIIHHKILESFLFSVAIAVGITPELLPMIMSITMARGAVKMAKQGAIVKKLSAIPNFGSMDILCTDKTGTLTEGKIALVKYVDSSGNNSEKVLEYAYLNSYHQTGIENPLDKAVVEYKKIDIGRYVKIDEIPFDFIRKRISVVVEDSAGRTMITKGAPEEIFPCCSSYSYNGETKPLIEEERIKANKYYEQLSMEGYRVLALAIKKVSKEKKVYEKEEEIAMEFRGFIAFLDPPKAGTKEILVELGKIGIEIKVITGDNEFVAGKVCLEINLRVKGTLLGKEVENISDDALRRRVERTTIFARFSPENKNRVIRALRANNHIVGYMGDGINDAPSLSTADVGISVNNAVDVAKESADIVLVRKSLHVLKDGVIEGRKVFGNTMKYVMMGLSSNFGNMFSAAGAVIFLPFLPMLPIQILLNNFLYDVSQITIPTDNVDEEWITKARRWNIKFIRKFMFFIGPISSIFDFATFFLFYYGFKVTEGAFQTAWFLESLATQTLVIHIIRTKKIPFFQSRPSTLLMISTFSIVAFAWLIPFTPIGEFFGLVPLPLYMLGAIVGTVAIYLGLVEIGKRIFYRHNEL
- a CDS encoding zinc ribbon domain-containing protein; amino-acid sequence: MDQEQTKKCPYCAEDIKIEAKVCRFCGHDLVNEYVPVRVEFTSKKIKKHIVISFVFLILGFLLFLSSCGSLVNTITSPNPPNANDSIRFGMQWLFGAIFIITGIIWAIVTAIRSWWKSG